The Sulfitobacter sp. SK011 genome has a window encoding:
- a CDS encoding DMT family transporter: protein MTHDRPILGIALMLGFCIVAPIGDAIAKMLGTSVPLAQVVLIRFALQALILIPVVLATRRLWRMRGRILALTFLRTLLHILGIGAMFTALKYLPLADAVAIAFVMPFIMLILGKYVLNEEVGYRRLLACVVGFSGTLLVIKPSFITVGWPALLPVFVAVNFSVFMLITRQIAKETDPIGLQAVSGVMAVAVMVPLIWIGGWVNIAALDMIVPNAQEWALLIAIGTLGTVAHLLMTWSLRYAPSTTLAPMQYLEIPFATLLGFAIFQDLPDPLASLGILITIAAGLYVIIREQAIARAPAVTGVQQPAE, encoded by the coding sequence ATGACCCATGACAGACCAATCCTTGGAATCGCCCTGATGTTGGGGTTTTGCATTGTGGCCCCCATCGGGGACGCTATTGCAAAAATGTTGGGCACGTCGGTCCCGTTGGCTCAGGTTGTACTGATCCGTTTTGCGTTGCAGGCTTTGATCCTCATTCCCGTGGTTCTGGCGACAAGGCGGTTGTGGCGCATGCGCGGGCGTATCCTTGCGCTGACTTTTTTGCGCACATTGCTGCACATCCTGGGCATTGGCGCGATGTTCACAGCGCTTAAATATCTGCCGCTTGCTGATGCGGTCGCAATTGCATTCGTCATGCCGTTCATCATGCTGATCCTCGGCAAATATGTCTTGAACGAAGAAGTTGGATACCGCCGCCTGCTGGCCTGTGTTGTGGGGTTCAGTGGCACATTGCTGGTGATAAAACCCAGTTTTATTACAGTGGGTTGGCCGGCTCTTTTGCCTGTTTTCGTCGCGGTAAACTTCTCTGTCTTTATGTTGATCACCCGCCAAATTGCCAAAGAAACCGACCCCATCGGATTGCAGGCCGTGAGCGGCGTGATGGCCGTTGCAGTCATGGTGCCACTGATCTGGATCGGCGGTTGGGTGAACATTGCGGCGCTTGATATGATCGTGCCAAATGCCCAGGAATGGGCGCTGCTCATTGCAATCGGCACTCTCGGCACGGTCGCGCATCTGTTGATGACCTGGTCTTTGCGCTATGCGCCCTCGACCACTCTGGCACCGATGCAATACCTCGAAATTCCGTTTGCAACGCTTTTGGGTTTCGCGATTTTCCAGGACTTGCCGGATCCGCTCGCCTCTCTTGGTATCCTGATCACAATCGCTGCGGGCCTTTACGTCATTATTCGCGAACAGGCCATCGCCCGTGCGCCTGCCGTGACAGGTGTTCAACAACCGGCTGAATAA
- the secG gene encoding preprotein translocase subunit SecG has translation MENVVLIIHLILALCLIAVVLLQRSEGGGLGMGGGGGAVSGRSAATALGKLTWLFGICFLITSITLTIIVAEKSAGSSVIDRLSATPPALNDAPALPEGEGLLPPSADDTTPLVPAAD, from the coding sequence ATGGAAAATGTCGTCCTGATCATCCACCTCATTCTGGCACTCTGCCTGATTGCGGTAGTCCTTTTGCAGCGCTCCGAAGGGGGCGGTCTGGGCATGGGTGGCGGTGGCGGCGCAGTGTCGGGCCGGTCTGCGGCAACAGCCCTTGGCAAACTGACCTGGCTTTTTGGCATTTGCTTTTTGATAACCTCGATCACCCTGACCATCATCGTTGCGGAAAAATCTGCCGGATCGTCGGTCATTGATCGGTTAAGCGCGACACCACCCGCATTGAATGACGCACCCGCACTGCCAGAGGGAGAAGGCCTGTTGCCGCCTTCGGCAGATGACACCACGCCCCTTGTTCCAGCCGCTGACTAA
- a CDS encoding glyoxalase superfamily protein, translating to MKPPVPILRSFDETATRAFYLDFLGFELVFEHRFEPDTPLYMGVKKGDCALHLSEHFGDATPGTTLRIEVADVHGFAKDLNAKNYRNARPGVQRQPWGWDDMSINDPSGNKLIFCTPNDL from the coding sequence ATGAAACCACCCGTTCCCATCTTGCGCAGCTTTGATGAGACGGCAACACGCGCCTTTTATCTTGATTTCCTTGGCTTTGAATTGGTGTTCGAACACCGTTTTGAACCTGACACGCCCCTTTACATGGGTGTGAAGAAAGGTGATTGCGCGTTGCATTTATCCGAGCATTTTGGCGATGCGACACCGGGTACCACGCTTAGGATCGAGGTGGCCGATGTGCATGGATTTGCAAAGGATCTGAACGCCAAGAACTATCGAAATGCGCGGCCGGGCGTCCAGCGTCAGCCTTGGGGGTGGGATGATATGTCCATCAATGATCCAAGCGGGAACAAATTGATTTTTTGCACGCCGAATGATCTTTGA
- a CDS encoding DUF6524 family protein: MGFIMRWLCAFLLLAVTFNPTEYNYVNWVRDFGGMNMSIAVLLGLLLAIGYIIYLRATLRSIGGFGMLLVLAVVAAALWVLYDLGVLRLDNSSMNVWLALAALSFVLGIGLSWSHMRRALSGQADMDDVDQ; the protein is encoded by the coding sequence ATGGGCTTTATCATGCGGTGGCTGTGCGCATTCTTGTTGCTCGCGGTGACATTCAACCCCACCGAATACAACTATGTGAATTGGGTGCGCGATTTTGGCGGCATGAACATGTCGATTGCTGTGTTGCTGGGGCTGCTGCTGGCCATTGGCTACATCATCTATTTGCGCGCCACGTTGCGCTCAATCGGCGGGTTCGGAATGCTGTTGGTGCTTGCGGTTGTGGCCGCGGCACTCTGGGTGCTTTATGATCTGGGTGTGCTAAGGCTGGATAATTCCAGCATGAATGTCTGGCTCGCCTTGGCGGCCCTCAGTTTCGTTCTGGGCATTGGGTTAAGCTGGAGCCACATGCGCCGGGCGTTGTCAGGTCAGGCCGATATGGACGATGTAGATCAGTGA
- a CDS encoding nitrile hydratase accessory protein yields the protein MNAPDPVFEAPWHAQVFALTVHLNEAGHFAWADWATRFGATLARQGVARDLNGGDDYFTAWLETLESFLSELGMTNADAVELLRDKWEAAYLSTPHGAPVTLD from the coding sequence ATGAACGCGCCGGACCCGGTATTTGAAGCCCCCTGGCATGCACAGGTTTTTGCCCTGACCGTGCATCTGAACGAGGCGGGACATTTTGCATGGGCTGACTGGGCCACACGCTTTGGCGCGACCCTTGCCCGCCAAGGGGTGGCCCGTGACCTCAATGGAGGCGATGATTACTTCACCGCATGGCTTGAGACCCTGGAAAGCTTTCTGTCCGAGCTTGGGATGACAAACGCAGATGCGGTTGAGCTACTGCGGGATAAATGGGAAGCCGCCTATCTCAGCACCCCGCACGGCGCACCTGTCACCTTGGATTGA
- a CDS encoding DUF2842 domain-containing protein, producing MALSYKSRRRWALIILLIGLPLYIVVALNVVALFDRPGILLELVIYLGLGILWAIPFRFIFKGIGQAEPDAEKK from the coding sequence ATGGCACTCAGCTATAAATCACGCAGACGCTGGGCGCTGATCATTCTATTGATTGGTTTGCCGCTTTATATCGTTGTGGCTCTGAATGTGGTGGCGTTGTTCGATCGGCCCGGCATTTTGCTGGAGCTTGTGATCTATCTGGGCCTTGGCATCCTGTGGGCGATCCCATTTCGCTTTATTTTCAAGGGGATCGGTCAGGCAGAGCCGGATGCAGAGAAGAAATGA
- a CDS encoding adenylosuccinate synthase has protein sequence MANVVVVGAQWGDEGKGKIVDWLSERADVIARFQGGHNAGHTLVIDGEVFKLSLLPSGIVRGGKLSVIGNGVVLDPWHLVKEIAGLRGQGVTITPETLMIAENTPLILPIHGELDRAREAQNSVAKIGTTGRGIGPAYEDKVGRRSVRVADLADEATLELRVDRALVHHDALRRGLGLDPVDRDALLAQLREIAPSVLEYAAPVWKVLNEKRKAGKRILFEGAQGALLDIDFGTYPFVTSSNVIAGQAATGTGIGPGSIDFVLGIVKAYTTRVGEGPFPAELHDADGQRLGERGHEFGTVTGRKRRCGWFDAVLVRQTCATSGVNGIAFTKLDVLDGFETLKICVGYDLDGTRLEYLPTAADQQARCTPIYEEMPGWSESTEGARSWADLPAEAIKYVRRVEELIECPVALLSTSPEREDTILVTDPFAD, from the coding sequence ATGGCCAATGTCGTAGTAGTCGGCGCGCAATGGGGCGACGAGGGAAAAGGCAAGATTGTCGATTGGCTGTCTGAGCGTGCTGATGTGATTGCGCGTTTTCAGGGCGGGCATAATGCGGGTCACACGCTGGTCATTGATGGTGAAGTTTTCAAGCTGAGCCTGTTGCCCTCTGGCATTGTGCGCGGCGGCAAGTTGAGCGTGATTGGCAACGGCGTGGTGCTGGACCCTTGGCATCTGGTCAAAGAGATTGCCGGTCTGCGCGGACAGGGCGTCACGATCACCCCGGAAACTCTGATGATTGCAGAGAATACGCCGCTGATCCTGCCGATCCATGGCGAACTGGACCGCGCGCGCGAGGCGCAGAATTCGGTCGCGAAGATTGGCACCACGGGGCGCGGCATTGGCCCGGCATATGAGGATAAGGTCGGTCGGCGTTCGGTGCGGGTGGCCGATCTGGCCGATGAAGCAACGCTGGAACTGCGGGTCGACCGCGCGCTGGTGCATCATGATGCGTTGCGCCGGGGGCTGGGCCTTGACCCTGTGGACCGTGACGCATTGCTGGCGCAATTGCGCGAGATTGCACCATCCGTGCTGGAATATGCAGCACCAGTCTGGAAAGTGCTCAATGAAAAACGCAAGGCGGGCAAGCGGATCCTGTTCGAAGGGGCGCAGGGTGCGCTTTTGGACATCGACTTTGGCACCTATCCGTTTGTGACATCTTCCAACGTGATCGCAGGGCAGGCGGCGACCGGGACCGGCATTGGCCCCGGTTCCATCGATTTTGTTCTTGGCATTGTCAAAGCCTATACGACACGAGTGGGAGAGGGGCCGTTCCCGGCAGAACTGCATGACGCCGACGGTCAGCGCCTGGGTGAACGCGGTCATGAATTTGGCACTGTGACAGGCCGCAAACGCCGTTGTGGGTGGTTTGACGCCGTATTGGTCCGCCAAACCTGTGCGACCAGCGGCGTTAATGGCATCGCCTTTACCAAGCTTGATGTGCTGGACGGGTTTGAAACGTTGAAAATCTGTGTTGGCTATGATCTGGATGGCACGCGTCTTGAGTATTTGCCCACAGCGGCTGATCAACAGGCGCGGTGCACGCCGATATACGAGGAAATGCCGGGCTGGTCTGAATCAACCGAAGGCGCGCGGTCCTGGGCGGACCTGCCGGCCGAAGCGATCAAATACGTGCGCCGCGTTGAGGAATTGATCGAATGCCCGGTCGCCCTACTTTCTACGTCACCGGAACGCGAGGATACCATTCTGGTGACCGACCCGTTTGCGGATTGA
- a CDS encoding CTP synthase: MARYIFITGGVVSSLGKGLASAALGALLQARGYSVRLRKLDPYLNVDPGTMSPFEHGEVFVTDDGAETDLDLGHYERFTGVAARKTDSISSGRVYSTVLEKERRGDYLGKTIQVIPHVTNEIKDFIAIGDDEVDFMLCEIGGTVGDIEGLPFFEAIRQFSHDKPRGQCIFMHLTLLPYLAASGELKTKPTQHSVKELQSIGIAPDILVCRSEHPIPEKEREKIALFCNVRKESVVAAYDLKSIYEAPLAYHAQGLDQAVLDAFNISPAPRPDLAVWHDVYDRIHHPEGEVRVAIVGKYTQLEDAYKSIAEALTHGGMANRVKVKVEWVDSEIFEREDTAPRLEGFHAILVPGGFGERGTEGMLKAAQYAREHKVPYLGICLGMQLAVIEALRNVAGLKSAGSEEFDHESGKKRFEPVVYHLKEWVQGNHKVERKVGDDKGGTMRLGAYDATLKDGSKVAQAYGTTTIDERHRHRYEVDIAYKDQLEKAGLIFSGMSPDGKLPEIVEWADHPWFIGVQFHPELKSKPFDPHPLFKDFVRAAKENSRLV; this comes from the coding sequence ATGGCGCGCTATATCTTTATCACCGGTGGTGTGGTTTCGTCGCTTGGCAAAGGTCTGGCATCGGCGGCCCTGGGGGCGTTGTTGCAGGCCCGCGGATATTCGGTGCGGTTGCGCAAACTTGACCCCTATCTCAATGTTGATCCCGGTACGATGTCACCGTTTGAACATGGTGAAGTGTTTGTGACCGACGATGGCGCGGAAACAGATCTGGACCTTGGGCATTACGAGCGCTTTACCGGGGTTGCGGCCCGCAAAACAGATTCCATTTCATCCGGCCGCGTTTATTCCACCGTATTGGAAAAAGAACGGCGCGGCGATTATCTGGGCAAGACCATACAGGTGATCCCGCATGTGACCAATGAAATCAAAGACTTCATCGCAATTGGCGATGATGAGGTTGATTTCATGCTCTGCGAAATCGGTGGCACCGTGGGTGACATCGAAGGTCTGCCCTTCTTCGAGGCGATCCGCCAGTTTTCCCATGACAAACCGCGCGGCCAGTGCATTTTCATGCATCTGACCCTGTTGCCCTATCTGGCCGCATCCGGTGAATTGAAAACGAAGCCGACGCAGCACAGCGTCAAGGAACTGCAATCCATCGGCATCGCGCCGGACATTCTGGTCTGCCGATCCGAACATCCGATCCCCGAAAAGGAACGCGAGAAAATTGCGCTGTTCTGTAACGTCCGCAAAGAATCCGTTGTGGCCGCCTATGATCTGAAATCGATCTACGAGGCGCCCTTGGCCTATCACGCGCAGGGCCTTGATCAGGCGGTTTTGGATGCCTTCAACATCTCCCCTGCGCCGCGCCCCGATCTGGCCGTCTGGCACGACGTTTACGACCGCATCCACCATCCCGAGGGCGAAGTGCGTGTGGCGATTGTGGGCAAATACACCCAGCTTGAAGATGCCTATAAATCGATTGCCGAGGCGCTGACCCACGGCGGCATGGCCAACCGCGTCAAGGTCAAGGTCGAATGGGTGGATTCCGAGATTTTTGAACGCGAGGATACCGCGCCCCGTCTCGAAGGGTTCCACGCGATCCTTGTACCGGGCGGGTTTGGGGAACGCGGCACCGAAGGCATGCTCAAGGCCGCGCAATACGCCCGTGAACACAAGGTTCCTTATCTTGGCATTTGTCTGGGCATGCAATTGGCCGTGATCGAGGCGCTGCGCAATGTCGCGGGCCTGAAATCTGCCGGGTCGGAAGAATTTGACCACGAATCCGGGAAAAAACGATTTGAACCCGTGGTCTATCACCTCAAGGAATGGGTACAGGGCAACCACAAGGTTGAACGCAAAGTCGGCGACGACAAGGGCGGCACCATGCGTCTGGGGGCCTATGACGCAACGTTGAAAGACGGCTCAAAAGTCGCACAGGCCTATGGCACCACCACCATCGACGAACGTCACCGCCACCGCTATGAGGTTGATATCGCGTACAAAGACCAGCTTGAGAAAGCGGGCCTCATCTTTTCCGGCATGTCCCCCGACGGTAAATTGCCGGAAATTGTCGAATGGGCGGACCACCCGTGGTTCATCGGCGTGCAGTTTCATCCAGAGCTGAAATCAAAACCCTTTGACCCGCATCCGCTGTTCAAGGATTTTGTAAGGGCAGCGAAAGAGAATTCGCGCCTGGTGTGA
- a CDS encoding DUF3572 domain-containing protein encodes MTYTRDSAETLALQALGWLASNDDLLPTFLASTGASENDLRSRAADPVFLGAVLDFLMMDDAWVIAFCDGILLPYDRIMQARAVLPGGDEVNWT; translated from the coding sequence ATGACATATACGCGGGATTCCGCCGAAACTCTGGCGCTGCAAGCGCTGGGTTGGCTGGCGTCAAACGATGACCTGCTGCCAACATTTCTGGCCAGCACCGGGGCGTCCGAAAATGATCTGCGCTCACGGGCGGCTGATCCGGTTTTTCTGGGGGCGGTGCTTGATTTTCTGATGATGGACGACGCCTGGGTGATCGCATTTTGTGATGGTATTTTGCTGCCCTATGATCGCATCATGCAGGCGCGCGCGGTGTTACCGGGGGGCGATGAGGTGAATTGGACATGA
- a CDS encoding PhzF family phenazine biosynthesis protein, protein MQALEFEVWDVFTDVPFSGNPLAIVTGADALSTDQMQMMAREFNLSETIFLMAPRDPSHTARARIFFPTAEIPFAGHPTVGAALMLADKYNLNHVTLEEEAGLVPVEITDGLAKFQAPVVPFPQNIAIETDLAAQALDLKVSDIGLHTIDVHEGGPKFLFIPIKTRHALKRARPIEPHWSKLMISGGVSAAYIYSSDFDARMFAPASGIPEDPATGSASALLASQLLSNGAIVDGENHFVLKQGEDMGRPSQINLTVTAQNGAIEAVHVAGRAVPISSGRIRVPE, encoded by the coding sequence ATGCAAGCGCTCGAATTTGAAGTATGGGATGTCTTTACCGATGTGCCATTTTCCGGAAACCCGCTGGCAATTGTCACCGGGGCTGACGCGTTAAGCACAGATCAGATGCAGATGATGGCGCGCGAATTCAATCTGAGCGAGACGATCTTCCTGATGGCACCGCGCGATCCAAGCCACACGGCGCGCGCGCGAATATTTTTTCCAACAGCGGAAATCCCGTTTGCCGGACACCCGACTGTGGGGGCCGCCTTGATGCTGGCGGACAAATACAATCTGAACCATGTCACACTTGAGGAAGAAGCCGGGCTGGTCCCTGTGGAAATCACCGATGGCCTTGCCAAATTTCAGGCACCTGTCGTCCCATTTCCTCAAAACATCGCCATTGAAACCGATCTTGCGGCTCAAGCGCTTGATTTGAAAGTCTCAGATATTGGCTTGCATACCATCGACGTGCACGAAGGAGGGCCAAAGTTTCTGTTTATCCCAATCAAAACACGGCATGCTTTGAAACGTGCCCGACCGATTGAACCGCATTGGTCCAAACTCATGATATCAGGCGGGGTTTCTGCGGCCTATATCTATTCCTCCGATTTCGACGCCCGCATGTTTGCGCCCGCCTCAGGGATACCCGAAGACCCCGCAACAGGCTCCGCCTCCGCTTTGCTTGCATCCCAATTGCTGTCCAATGGTGCCATAGTTGACGGCGAAAACCACTTTGTATTGAAACAGGGCGAGGACATGGGCAGACCCAGCCAAATCAACCTGACCGTCACCGCCCAAAATGGCGCGATCGAGGCGGTGCATGTGGCAGGACGGGCTGTGCCAATCTCAAGCGGACGTATCCGTGTCCCAGAATGA
- a CDS encoding diguanylate cyclase: MQGKILIVDAIATNRIVLKVKLASAFYQVVQASSVAEAVDLARQHGPELIICALSLPDGGAAELCGVLRKSSLTEHIPIMAIGCRANTDTRMATLEAGVHDVILKPVDDTLLLGRVRSLIRAHNAAAEWQMREDTSRALGLAEPSTEFEPMGHCVFVSSDQASTLGWVAQLRPLMGSRLICATAKDAMQSIEKEAIPDIFVLVLPPDHQEGTMALNLISTLRANASTRHAGVLVLQTTPNPALATNALDLGADDLMTDGFEPAELALRLKALSRRKRMGEQMRATVRTGLKAAVVDPLTGLHNRRYAMPHLTRIAEHACSTGRPFAVMVADLDHFKRINDLYGHTSGDSVLAEVAQRLRSSMRAVDMVARIGGEEFMIVMPGTTLADARLAAIRICNDISQYPFDIPGSNEPIAVTISIGMAIGGVLTGDDQPLLDDGETLLDHADKALYSAKMRGRNQVTLSRPAA, translated from the coding sequence GTGCAGGGCAAAATCCTCATCGTCGATGCGATAGCAACCAACCGGATCGTGCTGAAGGTCAAACTGGCCTCGGCATTCTATCAGGTTGTGCAGGCATCCTCGGTTGCTGAGGCTGTTGATCTGGCACGACAACATGGCCCTGAATTGATCATCTGCGCACTGTCCCTGCCCGATGGCGGTGCGGCTGAACTCTGCGGTGTCTTGCGAAAATCATCCCTGACCGAACATATCCCCATTATGGCCATCGGCTGCCGCGCGAACACCGATACCCGCATGGCCACCCTTGAGGCAGGTGTGCATGACGTCATTCTCAAGCCGGTCGATGACACGTTGTTGCTGGGCCGCGTGCGCAGCTTGATCCGGGCGCATAATGCCGCTGCGGAATGGCAAATGCGTGAAGACACCAGCCGGGCATTGGGTCTGGCAGAACCCTCAACTGAATTTGAGCCTATGGGCCATTGTGTTTTTGTCAGTTCGGATCAGGCCAGTACATTGGGCTGGGTCGCGCAATTGCGACCTTTGATGGGGTCCAGACTGATCTGCGCCACGGCCAAAGACGCCATGCAATCGATTGAGAAAGAGGCGATACCGGATATTTTTGTACTGGTCTTGCCGCCCGACCATCAAGAGGGGACGATGGCGCTGAACCTCATTTCGACACTGCGCGCAAATGCCAGCACCCGGCACGCAGGCGTGCTGGTCCTGCAGACCACGCCAAATCCCGCGCTGGCAACCAATGCATTGGATCTAGGTGCAGATGATCTGATGACAGATGGGTTTGAACCTGCGGAACTGGCGCTGCGGCTCAAGGCGCTGTCGCGGCGCAAACGGATGGGCGAGCAGATGCGCGCCACCGTGCGCACTGGGCTGAAAGCGGCCGTGGTCGACCCCCTAACCGGCTTGCACAACCGCCGCTATGCGATGCCACATCTGACCCGGATTGCCGAACATGCCTGCAGTACCGGACGCCCTTTTGCAGTGATGGTGGCCGATCTGGATCACTTCAAACGCATCAATGATCTTTATGGTCATACCTCAGGTGATTCCGTTCTGGCCGAAGTCGCGCAAAGGTTGCGCAGCTCGATGCGCGCAGTAGATATGGTCGCCCGTATCGGAGGCGAGGAATTCATGATCGTGATGCCCGGCACCACACTTGCGGATGCGCGTTTGGCTGCCATCCGTATTTGTAACGACATCAGCCAATACCCATTTGACATTCCCGGCAGCAATGAGCCCATCGCCGTGACAATCAGCATTGGCATGGCCATTGGGGGTGTGTTGACCGGCGACGACCAGCCACTCTTGGATGATGGAGAAACCCTTCTTGATCATGCAGATAAGGCACTTTATTCAGCCAAAATGCGCGGTCGCAATCAGGTGACATTGAGCCGCCCAGCCGCATAG
- the nthB gene encoding nitrile hydratase subunit beta: protein MSRVHDMGGRFGDGPVVPEPEDVKFHADWHPRALAVTLAANYLGQWNIDVSRHARECLAPKDYARFSYYEKWMGGLADLLVDKGIVSPDDLAGHATPTPSPLAAKTLMANQVPAVLAKGGPADRPSNVTPAFAVGDVVATRKIAENVLVAGGHTRLPAYAAGAKGRILRLHGTHVLPDSNAHGMGEAPEPLYAVAFPATELWAHPEHPRDEVVLDLWQSYLSKP from the coding sequence TTGAGCCGCGTACACGACATGGGCGGACGGTTTGGCGACGGTCCCGTGGTGCCCGAACCTGAGGATGTGAAATTTCACGCCGATTGGCATCCGCGCGCCTTGGCGGTGACCCTGGCGGCCAACTATCTTGGCCAATGGAACATCGACGTGTCGCGCCATGCGCGCGAATGTCTGGCCCCAAAAGATTATGCACGCTTTTCCTACTACGAAAAATGGATGGGCGGGCTTGCCGATCTGTTGGTCGACAAAGGAATTGTAAGCCCGGATGACCTTGCCGGGCATGCCACCCCGACGCCCAGCCCACTGGCCGCCAAGACGCTCATGGCAAATCAGGTTCCGGCAGTTCTGGCCAAAGGCGGCCCCGCAGATCGGCCCAGCAATGTGACACCTGCCTTTGCTGTCGGCGATGTGGTTGCCACCCGCAAGATTGCAGAAAATGTGCTGGTCGCCGGAGGGCATACACGCCTGCCTGCTTATGCCGCCGGGGCCAAGGGTCGTATTCTGCGCCTGCATGGCACCCACGTCTTACCTGACAGCAATGCGCATGGCATGGGCGAAGCGCCCGAGCCGCTTTATGCTGTGGCCTTCCCCGCAACAGAGCTTTGGGCGCACCCTGAACATCCGCGTGATGAGGTCGTGCTGGACCTGTGGCAATCGTATCTGTCCAAGCCATGA
- a CDS encoding thiamine diphosphokinase, with translation MIKPIVHDIAPIVHTLHPITLVGGGQATPEDLHTSLNFAPLCVAADGGAALALRAGVELAAVIGDFDSIPADILAQVPRARQHHIAEQDSTDFEKALLRIDAPLILGVGFCGARVDHQLAAFHTLVKFAHQPCVLLAEDELIFLAPPDMTLPSIRGDTISLFPMATVSGRSTGLEWPIDGLEFKPGHQSGTSNRANGTVRIEMDGPGMLMIVPRRLIQPVVEHLSRQAHGRWPVRE, from the coding sequence ATGATTAAGCCCATTGTTCACGATATCGCGCCGATTGTTCACACTCTTCATCCAATCACTCTTGTGGGTGGAGGGCAGGCTACGCCGGAAGACCTGCATACTTCACTGAATTTTGCGCCGCTTTGTGTGGCGGCAGATGGGGGGGCAGCTTTGGCCCTCAGGGCAGGTGTCGAACTGGCCGCTGTGATCGGTGATTTCGACTCAATCCCCGCAGATATTCTTGCACAGGTTCCGCGCGCGCGCCAACACCACATTGCAGAGCAGGACAGCACAGACTTCGAAAAAGCGCTGCTCCGGATCGACGCGCCATTGATTCTGGGTGTCGGATTTTGTGGCGCGCGTGTGGATCACCAGCTTGCCGCATTTCACACATTGGTCAAGTTCGCACACCAGCCCTGCGTTTTGCTGGCCGAGGATGAGCTGATATTCCTGGCCCCACCGGATATGACGCTGCCCAGCATTCGGGGCGACACGATTTCATTGTTTCCAATGGCAACAGTTTCAGGACGCAGCACCGGGTTGGAGTGGCCTATTGATGGGTTGGAGTTCAAACCGGGGCATCAAAGTGGGACGTCAAACCGCGCAAATGGGACGGTACGCATCGAAATGGACGGGCCCGGCATGCTGATGATTGTACCAAGGCGGCTTATTCAGCCGGTTGTTGAACACCTGTCACGGCAGGCGCACGGGCGATGGCCTGTTCGCGAATAA
- the nthA gene encoding nitrile hydratase subunit alpha, producing MPHDHSDHDHPHALLPPDPALRIKALETLLTQKGLIDPAALDVIIDTYENKIGPRDGARVVARAWADPKFRSALLADATAAVADMGFFGRQGEHMVAVENADGVHNIVVCTLCSCYPWPLLGIPPGWYKSDAYRARVVREPRKVLADFGVTLPKDTAVRVWDSTAEVRYLVIPERPAGTDGMDEEALMALVTRDSMIGTGLAKVP from the coding sequence ATGCCTCATGATCACTCAGACCACGATCACCCTCACGCCCTGCTGCCGCCGGACCCGGCGTTGCGGATCAAGGCGCTTGAGACGTTGCTGACCCAAAAGGGGCTGATAGATCCGGCAGCGCTTGATGTGATTATTGATACCTATGAAAATAAGATCGGCCCCCGCGACGGCGCGCGGGTTGTGGCGCGGGCCTGGGCTGATCCGAAGTTCCGATCGGCGCTATTGGCGGATGCGACAGCGGCGGTTGCCGACATGGGGTTTTTTGGCCGTCAGGGTGAACATATGGTTGCAGTTGAAAACGCAGACGGTGTGCACAACATCGTCGTTTGCACGCTTTGTTCATGTTACCCTTGGCCGCTGCTTGGCATTCCGCCGGGATGGTACAAATCGGACGCGTACCGCGCCCGTGTGGTGCGTGAGCCGCGCAAGGTTTTGGCGGATTTTGGTGTCACATTGCCCAAGGATACGGCTGTGCGCGTGTGGGATTCTACGGCTGAGGTGCGCTATCTGGTGATCCCGGAACGCCCTGCGGGCACGGATGGCATGGATGAAGAGGCGTTGATGGCGCTGGTCACGCGCGACAGCATGATCGGCACCGGATTGGCGAAGGTTCCTTGA